From a single Haladaptatus cibarius D43 genomic region:
- a CDS encoding transposase, translating to MALSPYSRHAVFQTIAAKSYYNWPVYDATQLYDCSSLDALEEDIRTVATVWFAHEDHDSVDDFIVDLPLEYVDFETHDRYHGSTTYKMTTLVRAFLLKEVYGWEHETALIEYLKQNPSIRQRLGFSVVLDQSTLWRTWHQRFPTDLQETILEGARII from the coding sequence GTGGCACTCTCACCTTACTCCCGGCATGCTGTTTTCCAAACTATTGCGGCGAAATCATACTACAACTGGCCTGTTTATGACGCAACCCAGCTATATGACTGCAGTTCACTCGATGCGCTTGAAGAAGATATTCGGACTGTTGCAACGGTGTGGTTCGCTCATGAAGATCACGACTCTGTTGATGATTTCATAGTTGACCTTCCGCTGGAGTATGTCGATTTCGAAACACACGACCGTTATCATGGCTCAACTACGTACAAAATGACGACGTTGGTGCGTGCATTTCTCCTGAAGGAGGTGTACGGATGGGAGCATGAAACGGCACTTATCGAGTATCTAAAGCAGAACCCATCCATTCGGCAGCGACTTGGGTTTTCGGTTGTGCTGGATCAGTCGACGCTCTGGCGAACATGGCATCAACGGTTTCCGACCGATTTGCAGGAGACAATTCTCGAGGGTGCCCGAATCATCTGA